One window of the Macaca thibetana thibetana isolate TM-01 chromosome 1, ASM2454274v1, whole genome shotgun sequence genome contains the following:
- the MEF2D gene encoding myocyte-specific enhancer factor 2D isoform X3 — protein sequence MGRKKIQIQRITDERNRQVTFTKRKFGLMKKAYELSVLCDCEIALIIFNHSNKLFQYASTDMDKVLLKYTEYNEPHESRTNADIIETLRKKGFNGCDSPEPDGEDSLEQSPLLEDKYRRASEELDGLFRRYGSAVPAPNFAMPVTVPVSNQSSLQFSNPSGSLVTPSLVTSSLTDPRLLSPQQPALQRNSVSPGLPQRPASAGAMLGGDLNSANGACPSPVGNGYVSARASPGLLPVANGNSLNKVIPAKSPPPPTHGTQLGAPSRKPDLRVITSQAGKGLMHHLNNAQRLGVSQSTHSLTTPVVSVATPSLLSQGLPFSSMPTAYNTDYQLTSAELSSLPAFSSPGGLSLGNVTAWQQPQQPQQPQQPQPPQQQPPQPQQPQPQQPQQPQQPPQQQSHLVPVSLSNLIPGSPLPHVGAALTVTTHPHISIKSEPVSPSRERSPAPPPPAVFPAARPEPGDGLSSPAGGSYETGDRDDGRGDFGPTLGLLRPAPEPEAEGSAVKRMRLDTWTLK from the exons ATGGGGAGGAAAAAGATTCAGATCCAGCGAATCACCGACGAGCGGAACCGACAG GTGACTTTCACCAAGCGGAAGTTTGGCCTGATGAAGAAGGCGTATGAACTGAGCGTGCTATGTGACTGCGAGATCGCACTCATCATCTTCAACCACTCCAACAAGCTGTTCCAGTACGCTAGCACCGACATGGACAAGGTGCTGCTCAAGTACACGGAGTACAATGAGCCACACGAGAGCCGCACCAATGCCGACATCATCGAG ACCCTGAGGAAGAAGGGCTTCAACGGCTGCGACAGCCCCGAGCCCGACGGGGAGGACTCGCTGGAACAGAGCCCCCTGCTGGAGGACAAGTACCGGCGCGCCAGCGAGGAGCTCGACGGGCTCTTCCGGCGCTATGGG TCAGCTGTCCCGGCCCCCAACTTTGCCATGCCTGTCACGGTGCCCGTGtccaatcagagctcactgcagttCAGCAATCCCAGCGGCTCCCTGGTCACCCCTTCCCTGGTGACGTCATCCCTCACGGACCCGCGGCTCCTGTCCCCCCAGCAGCCAGCACTACAGAGGAACAGTGTGTCTCCTGGTCTGCCCCAGCGGCCAGCTAGTGCAG GGGCCATGCTAGGGGGTGACCTGAACAGTGCTAACGGAGCCTGCCCCAGCCCTGTCG GAAATGGCTACGTCAGTGCTCGGGCTTCCCCTGGCCTCCTCCCTGTGGCCAATGGCAACAGCCTAAACAAGGTCATCCCTGCCAAgtctccacccccacccacccacggCACCCAGCTTGGAGCCCCCAGCCGCAAGCCCGACCTGCGAGTTATCACTTCCCAGGCAGGAAAGGGGTTAATGCATCACTTG AACAATGCCCAGCGCCTTGGGGTCTCCCAGTCTACCCATTCGCTCACCACCCCAGTGGTTTCTGTGGCAACGCCGAGTTTACTCAGCCAGGGCCTCCCCTTCTCTTCCATGCCCACTGCCTACAACACAG ATTACCAGTTGACCAGTGCAGAGCTCTCCTCCTTACCAGCCTTCAGTTCGCCTGGGGGGCTGTCGCTAGGCAACGTCACCGCCTGGCAACAGCCACAGCAGCCCCAGCAGCCGCAGCAGCCACAGCCTCCACAGCAGCAGCCACCGcagccacagcagccacagccacagcagcCTCAGCAGCCGCAACAGCCACCTCAGCAACAGTCTCACCTGGTCCCTGTATCTCTCAGCAACCTCAT CCCGGGCAGCCCCCTGCCCCACGTGGGTGCTGCCCTCACAGTCACCACCCACCCCCACATCAGCATCAAGTCAGAACCGGTGTCCCCAAGCCGTGAGCGCAGCCCTGCGCCTCCCCCTCCAGCTGTGTTCCCAGCTGCCCGCCCTGAGCCTGGTGATGGTCTCAGCAGCCCAGCCGGGGGATCCTATGAGACGGGGGACCGGGATGACGGACGGGGGGACTTCGGGCCCACACTGGGCCTGCTGCGCCCAGCCCCAGAGCCTGAGGCTGAGGGCTCAGCTGTGAAGAGGATGCGGCTCGATACCTGG ACATTAAAGTGA
- the MEF2D gene encoding myocyte-specific enhancer factor 2D isoform X1 — protein sequence MGRKKIQIQRITDERNRQVTFTKRKFGLMKKAYELSVLCDCEIALIIFNHSNKLFQYASTDMDKVLLKYTEYNEPHESRTNADIIETLRKKGFNGCDSPEPDGEDSLEQSPLLEDKYRRASEELDGLFRRYGSAVPAPNFAMPVTVPVSNQSSLQFSNPSGSLVTPSLVTSSLTDPRLLSPQQPALQRNSVSPGLPQRPASAGAMLGGDLNSANGACPSPVGNGYVSARASPGLLPVANGNSLNKVIPAKSPPPPTHGTQLGAPSRKPDLRVITSQAGKGLMHHLTEDHLDLNNAQRLGVSQSTHSLTTPVVSVATPSLLSQGLPFSSMPTAYNTDYQLTSAELSSLPAFSSPGGLSLGNVTAWQQPQQPQQPQQPQPPQQQPPQPQQPQPQQPQQPQQPPQQQSHLVPVSLSNLIPGSPLPHVGAALTVTTHPHISIKSEPVSPSRERSPAPPPPAVFPAARPEPGDGLSSPAGGSYETGDRDDGRGDFGPTLGLLRPAPEPEAEGSAVKRMRLDTWTLK from the exons ATGGGGAGGAAAAAGATTCAGATCCAGCGAATCACCGACGAGCGGAACCGACAG GTGACTTTCACCAAGCGGAAGTTTGGCCTGATGAAGAAGGCGTATGAACTGAGCGTGCTATGTGACTGCGAGATCGCACTCATCATCTTCAACCACTCCAACAAGCTGTTCCAGTACGCTAGCACCGACATGGACAAGGTGCTGCTCAAGTACACGGAGTACAATGAGCCACACGAGAGCCGCACCAATGCCGACATCATCGAG ACCCTGAGGAAGAAGGGCTTCAACGGCTGCGACAGCCCCGAGCCCGACGGGGAGGACTCGCTGGAACAGAGCCCCCTGCTGGAGGACAAGTACCGGCGCGCCAGCGAGGAGCTCGACGGGCTCTTCCGGCGCTATGGG TCAGCTGTCCCGGCCCCCAACTTTGCCATGCCTGTCACGGTGCCCGTGtccaatcagagctcactgcagttCAGCAATCCCAGCGGCTCCCTGGTCACCCCTTCCCTGGTGACGTCATCCCTCACGGACCCGCGGCTCCTGTCCCCCCAGCAGCCAGCACTACAGAGGAACAGTGTGTCTCCTGGTCTGCCCCAGCGGCCAGCTAGTGCAG GGGCCATGCTAGGGGGTGACCTGAACAGTGCTAACGGAGCCTGCCCCAGCCCTGTCG GAAATGGCTACGTCAGTGCTCGGGCTTCCCCTGGCCTCCTCCCTGTGGCCAATGGCAACAGCCTAAACAAGGTCATCCCTGCCAAgtctccacccccacccacccacggCACCCAGCTTGGAGCCCCCAGCCGCAAGCCCGACCTGCGAGTTATCACTTCCCAGGCAGGAAAGGGGTTAATGCATCACTTG ACTGAGGACCATTTAGATCTG AACAATGCCCAGCGCCTTGGGGTCTCCCAGTCTACCCATTCGCTCACCACCCCAGTGGTTTCTGTGGCAACGCCGAGTTTACTCAGCCAGGGCCTCCCCTTCTCTTCCATGCCCACTGCCTACAACACAG ATTACCAGTTGACCAGTGCAGAGCTCTCCTCCTTACCAGCCTTCAGTTCGCCTGGGGGGCTGTCGCTAGGCAACGTCACCGCCTGGCAACAGCCACAGCAGCCCCAGCAGCCGCAGCAGCCACAGCCTCCACAGCAGCAGCCACCGcagccacagcagccacagccacagcagcCTCAGCAGCCGCAACAGCCACCTCAGCAACAGTCTCACCTGGTCCCTGTATCTCTCAGCAACCTCAT CCCGGGCAGCCCCCTGCCCCACGTGGGTGCTGCCCTCACAGTCACCACCCACCCCCACATCAGCATCAAGTCAGAACCGGTGTCCCCAAGCCGTGAGCGCAGCCCTGCGCCTCCCCCTCCAGCTGTGTTCCCAGCTGCCCGCCCTGAGCCTGGTGATGGTCTCAGCAGCCCAGCCGGGGGATCCTATGAGACGGGGGACCGGGATGACGGACGGGGGGACTTCGGGCCCACACTGGGCCTGCTGCGCCCAGCCCCAGAGCCTGAGGCTGAGGGCTCAGCTGTGAAGAGGATGCGGCTCGATACCTGG ACATTAAAGTGA
- the MEF2D gene encoding myocyte-specific enhancer factor 2D isoform X5 codes for MGRKKIQIQRITDERNRQVTFTKRKFGLMKKAYELSVLCDCEIALIIFNHSNKLFQYASTDMDKVLLKYTEYNEPHESRTNADIIETLRKKGFNGCDSPEPDGEDSLEQSPLLEDKYRRASEELDGLFRRYGSAVPAPNFAMPVTVPVSNQSSLQFSNPSGSLVTPSLVTSSLTDPRLLSPQQPALQRNSVSPGLPQRPASAGAMLGGDLNSANGACPSPVGNGYVSARASPGLLPVANGNSLNKVIPAKSPPPPTHGTQLGAPSRKPDLRVITSQAGKGLMHHLNNAQRLGVSQSTHSLTTPVVSVATPSLLSQGLPFSSMPTAYNTDYQLTSAELSSLPAFSSPGGLSLGNVTAWQQPQQPQQPQQPQPPQQQPPQPQQPQPQQPQQPQQPPQQQSHLVPVSLSNLIPGSPLPHVGAALTVTTHPHISIKSEPVSPSRERSPAPPPPAVFPAARPEPGDGLSSPAGGSYETGDRDDGRGDFGPTLGLLRPAPEPEAEGSAVKRMRLDTWVL; via the exons ATGGGGAGGAAAAAGATTCAGATCCAGCGAATCACCGACGAGCGGAACCGACAG GTGACTTTCACCAAGCGGAAGTTTGGCCTGATGAAGAAGGCGTATGAACTGAGCGTGCTATGTGACTGCGAGATCGCACTCATCATCTTCAACCACTCCAACAAGCTGTTCCAGTACGCTAGCACCGACATGGACAAGGTGCTGCTCAAGTACACGGAGTACAATGAGCCACACGAGAGCCGCACCAATGCCGACATCATCGAG ACCCTGAGGAAGAAGGGCTTCAACGGCTGCGACAGCCCCGAGCCCGACGGGGAGGACTCGCTGGAACAGAGCCCCCTGCTGGAGGACAAGTACCGGCGCGCCAGCGAGGAGCTCGACGGGCTCTTCCGGCGCTATGGG TCAGCTGTCCCGGCCCCCAACTTTGCCATGCCTGTCACGGTGCCCGTGtccaatcagagctcactgcagttCAGCAATCCCAGCGGCTCCCTGGTCACCCCTTCCCTGGTGACGTCATCCCTCACGGACCCGCGGCTCCTGTCCCCCCAGCAGCCAGCACTACAGAGGAACAGTGTGTCTCCTGGTCTGCCCCAGCGGCCAGCTAGTGCAG GGGCCATGCTAGGGGGTGACCTGAACAGTGCTAACGGAGCCTGCCCCAGCCCTGTCG GAAATGGCTACGTCAGTGCTCGGGCTTCCCCTGGCCTCCTCCCTGTGGCCAATGGCAACAGCCTAAACAAGGTCATCCCTGCCAAgtctccacccccacccacccacggCACCCAGCTTGGAGCCCCCAGCCGCAAGCCCGACCTGCGAGTTATCACTTCCCAGGCAGGAAAGGGGTTAATGCATCACTTG AACAATGCCCAGCGCCTTGGGGTCTCCCAGTCTACCCATTCGCTCACCACCCCAGTGGTTTCTGTGGCAACGCCGAGTTTACTCAGCCAGGGCCTCCCCTTCTCTTCCATGCCCACTGCCTACAACACAG ATTACCAGTTGACCAGTGCAGAGCTCTCCTCCTTACCAGCCTTCAGTTCGCCTGGGGGGCTGTCGCTAGGCAACGTCACCGCCTGGCAACAGCCACAGCAGCCCCAGCAGCCGCAGCAGCCACAGCCTCCACAGCAGCAGCCACCGcagccacagcagccacagccacagcagcCTCAGCAGCCGCAACAGCCACCTCAGCAACAGTCTCACCTGGTCCCTGTATCTCTCAGCAACCTCAT CCCGGGCAGCCCCCTGCCCCACGTGGGTGCTGCCCTCACAGTCACCACCCACCCCCACATCAGCATCAAGTCAGAACCGGTGTCCCCAAGCCGTGAGCGCAGCCCTGCGCCTCCCCCTCCAGCTGTGTTCCCAGCTGCCCGCCCTGAGCCTGGTGATGGTCTCAGCAGCCCAGCCGGGGGATCCTATGAGACGGGGGACCGGGATGACGGACGGGGGGACTTCGGGCCCACACTGGGCCTGCTGCGCCCAGCCCCAGAGCCTGAGGCTGAGGGCTCAGCTGTGAAGAGGATGCGGCTCGATACCTGGGTACTGTAG
- the MEF2D gene encoding myocyte-specific enhancer factor 2D isoform X4 — MGRKKIQIQRITDERNRQVTFTKRKFGLMKKAYELSVLCDCEIALIIFNHSNKLFQYASTDMDKVLLKYTEYNEPHESRTNADIIEALHKKHRECESPEVDEVFALTPQTEEKYKKIDEEFDKMMQSYRLASAVPAPNFAMPVTVPVSNQSSLQFSNPSGSLVTPSLVTSSLTDPRLLSPQQPALQRNSVSPGLPQRPASAGAMLGGDLNSANGACPSPVGNGYVSARASPGLLPVANGNSLNKVIPAKSPPPPTHGTQLGAPSRKPDLRVITSQAGKGLMHHLNNAQRLGVSQSTHSLTTPVVSVATPSLLSQGLPFSSMPTAYNTDYQLTSAELSSLPAFSSPGGLSLGNVTAWQQPQQPQQPQQPQPPQQQPPQPQQPQPQQPQQPQQPPQQQSHLVPVSLSNLIPGSPLPHVGAALTVTTHPHISIKSEPVSPSRERSPAPPPPAVFPAARPEPGDGLSSPAGGSYETGDRDDGRGDFGPTLGLLRPAPEPEAEGSAVKRMRLDTWTLK, encoded by the exons ATGGGGAGGAAAAAGATTCAGATCCAGCGAATCACCGACGAGCGGAACCGACAG GTGACTTTCACCAAGCGGAAGTTTGGCCTGATGAAGAAGGCGTATGAACTGAGCGTGCTATGTGACTGCGAGATCGCACTCATCATCTTCAACCACTCCAACAAGCTGTTCCAGTACGCTAGCACCGACATGGACAAGGTGCTGCTCAAGTACACGGAGTACAATGAGCCACACGAGAGCCGCACCAATGCCGACATCATCGAG GCGCTGCACAAGAAGCACAGGGAATGTGAGAGCCCTGAGGTGGACGAGGTGTTTGCCCTGACCCCCCAGACGgaggagaaatataaaaagatagaCGAGGAGTTTGATAAAATGATGCAGAGTTATAGACTGGCC TCAGCTGTCCCGGCCCCCAACTTTGCCATGCCTGTCACGGTGCCCGTGtccaatcagagctcactgcagttCAGCAATCCCAGCGGCTCCCTGGTCACCCCTTCCCTGGTGACGTCATCCCTCACGGACCCGCGGCTCCTGTCCCCCCAGCAGCCAGCACTACAGAGGAACAGTGTGTCTCCTGGTCTGCCCCAGCGGCCAGCTAGTGCAG GGGCCATGCTAGGGGGTGACCTGAACAGTGCTAACGGAGCCTGCCCCAGCCCTGTCG GAAATGGCTACGTCAGTGCTCGGGCTTCCCCTGGCCTCCTCCCTGTGGCCAATGGCAACAGCCTAAACAAGGTCATCCCTGCCAAgtctccacccccacccacccacggCACCCAGCTTGGAGCCCCCAGCCGCAAGCCCGACCTGCGAGTTATCACTTCCCAGGCAGGAAAGGGGTTAATGCATCACTTG AACAATGCCCAGCGCCTTGGGGTCTCCCAGTCTACCCATTCGCTCACCACCCCAGTGGTTTCTGTGGCAACGCCGAGTTTACTCAGCCAGGGCCTCCCCTTCTCTTCCATGCCCACTGCCTACAACACAG ATTACCAGTTGACCAGTGCAGAGCTCTCCTCCTTACCAGCCTTCAGTTCGCCTGGGGGGCTGTCGCTAGGCAACGTCACCGCCTGGCAACAGCCACAGCAGCCCCAGCAGCCGCAGCAGCCACAGCCTCCACAGCAGCAGCCACCGcagccacagcagccacagccacagcagcCTCAGCAGCCGCAACAGCCACCTCAGCAACAGTCTCACCTGGTCCCTGTATCTCTCAGCAACCTCAT CCCGGGCAGCCCCCTGCCCCACGTGGGTGCTGCCCTCACAGTCACCACCCACCCCCACATCAGCATCAAGTCAGAACCGGTGTCCCCAAGCCGTGAGCGCAGCCCTGCGCCTCCCCCTCCAGCTGTGTTCCCAGCTGCCCGCCCTGAGCCTGGTGATGGTCTCAGCAGCCCAGCCGGGGGATCCTATGAGACGGGGGACCGGGATGACGGACGGGGGGACTTCGGGCCCACACTGGGCCTGCTGCGCCCAGCCCCAGAGCCTGAGGCTGAGGGCTCAGCTGTGAAGAGGATGCGGCTCGATACCTGG ACATTAAAGTGA
- the MEF2D gene encoding myocyte-specific enhancer factor 2D isoform X2: MGRKKIQIQRITDERNRQVTFTKRKFGLMKKAYELSVLCDCEIALIIFNHSNKLFQYASTDMDKVLLKYTEYNEPHESRTNADIIEALHKKHRECESPEVDEVFALTPQTEEKYKKIDEEFDKMMQSYRLASAVPAPNFAMPVTVPVSNQSSLQFSNPSGSLVTPSLVTSSLTDPRLLSPQQPALQRNSVSPGLPQRPASAGAMLGGDLNSANGACPSPVGNGYVSARASPGLLPVANGNSLNKVIPAKSPPPPTHGTQLGAPSRKPDLRVITSQAGKGLMHHLTEDHLDLNNAQRLGVSQSTHSLTTPVVSVATPSLLSQGLPFSSMPTAYNTDYQLTSAELSSLPAFSSPGGLSLGNVTAWQQPQQPQQPQQPQPPQQQPPQPQQPQPQQPQQPQQPPQQQSHLVPVSLSNLIPGSPLPHVGAALTVTTHPHISIKSEPVSPSRERSPAPPPPAVFPAARPEPGDGLSSPAGGSYETGDRDDGRGDFGPTLGLLRPAPEPEAEGSAVKRMRLDTWTLK, from the exons ATGGGGAGGAAAAAGATTCAGATCCAGCGAATCACCGACGAGCGGAACCGACAG GTGACTTTCACCAAGCGGAAGTTTGGCCTGATGAAGAAGGCGTATGAACTGAGCGTGCTATGTGACTGCGAGATCGCACTCATCATCTTCAACCACTCCAACAAGCTGTTCCAGTACGCTAGCACCGACATGGACAAGGTGCTGCTCAAGTACACGGAGTACAATGAGCCACACGAGAGCCGCACCAATGCCGACATCATCGAG GCGCTGCACAAGAAGCACAGGGAATGTGAGAGCCCTGAGGTGGACGAGGTGTTTGCCCTGACCCCCCAGACGgaggagaaatataaaaagatagaCGAGGAGTTTGATAAAATGATGCAGAGTTATAGACTGGCC TCAGCTGTCCCGGCCCCCAACTTTGCCATGCCTGTCACGGTGCCCGTGtccaatcagagctcactgcagttCAGCAATCCCAGCGGCTCCCTGGTCACCCCTTCCCTGGTGACGTCATCCCTCACGGACCCGCGGCTCCTGTCCCCCCAGCAGCCAGCACTACAGAGGAACAGTGTGTCTCCTGGTCTGCCCCAGCGGCCAGCTAGTGCAG GGGCCATGCTAGGGGGTGACCTGAACAGTGCTAACGGAGCCTGCCCCAGCCCTGTCG GAAATGGCTACGTCAGTGCTCGGGCTTCCCCTGGCCTCCTCCCTGTGGCCAATGGCAACAGCCTAAACAAGGTCATCCCTGCCAAgtctccacccccacccacccacggCACCCAGCTTGGAGCCCCCAGCCGCAAGCCCGACCTGCGAGTTATCACTTCCCAGGCAGGAAAGGGGTTAATGCATCACTTG ACTGAGGACCATTTAGATCTG AACAATGCCCAGCGCCTTGGGGTCTCCCAGTCTACCCATTCGCTCACCACCCCAGTGGTTTCTGTGGCAACGCCGAGTTTACTCAGCCAGGGCCTCCCCTTCTCTTCCATGCCCACTGCCTACAACACAG ATTACCAGTTGACCAGTGCAGAGCTCTCCTCCTTACCAGCCTTCAGTTCGCCTGGGGGGCTGTCGCTAGGCAACGTCACCGCCTGGCAACAGCCACAGCAGCCCCAGCAGCCGCAGCAGCCACAGCCTCCACAGCAGCAGCCACCGcagccacagcagccacagccacagcagcCTCAGCAGCCGCAACAGCCACCTCAGCAACAGTCTCACCTGGTCCCTGTATCTCTCAGCAACCTCAT CCCGGGCAGCCCCCTGCCCCACGTGGGTGCTGCCCTCACAGTCACCACCCACCCCCACATCAGCATCAAGTCAGAACCGGTGTCCCCAAGCCGTGAGCGCAGCCCTGCGCCTCCCCCTCCAGCTGTGTTCCCAGCTGCCCGCCCTGAGCCTGGTGATGGTCTCAGCAGCCCAGCCGGGGGATCCTATGAGACGGGGGACCGGGATGACGGACGGGGGGACTTCGGGCCCACACTGGGCCTGCTGCGCCCAGCCCCAGAGCCTGAGGCTGAGGGCTCAGCTGTGAAGAGGATGCGGCTCGATACCTGG ACATTAAAGTGA